One Natrinema salaciae genomic region harbors:
- a CDS encoding alpha/beta fold hydrolase — MSGTGVATVGDCRIAYRRAGTGGPPVVLCHGAGIDDATVSWRHAIDALADDYRVYAIDWPEYGNSTGEVTHTVETYVEILDGFLETLPFERVSLAGISMGGGVALGYALDNPDRVDRLTLVDSYGLGGRLPSALQWKVLSQIPGMTQFGKLAASSSTRSVRMVLDSLVADAGSLSDRFVEDAQQKLMEPGSIRAFEAFQNNELSFNGRVKTNFVDELESLSVPTLLVHGKQDPLVPVEWSIRAATLIPDAELDLIDDCGHWTPRERPDRFNESLRNWLPDPQYAPEPQYTKAGMPGVTRASSD; from the coding sequence ATGAGCGGGACCGGTGTCGCTACCGTCGGCGACTGTCGGATCGCCTATCGGCGAGCGGGGACCGGCGGACCGCCGGTCGTCCTCTGTCACGGTGCCGGTATCGACGACGCGACCGTCTCGTGGCGGCACGCGATCGACGCCCTCGCGGACGACTACCGCGTCTACGCGATCGACTGGCCGGAGTACGGGAACAGTACGGGGGAGGTCACGCACACCGTCGAGACCTACGTCGAGATCCTCGACGGGTTCCTCGAGACGCTTCCCTTCGAGCGCGTCTCGCTCGCCGGCATCTCCATGGGCGGGGGCGTCGCACTCGGCTACGCGCTCGACAACCCCGACCGCGTCGATCGGCTGACGCTCGTCGACAGCTACGGGCTCGGGGGTCGACTGCCGAGCGCTCTCCAGTGGAAAGTCCTGTCACAGATCCCCGGGATGACCCAGTTCGGGAAACTCGCCGCCAGCTCCTCGACGAGGAGCGTTCGGATGGTCCTCGACAGCCTCGTCGCGGACGCCGGTTCGTTGTCCGACCGGTTCGTCGAGGACGCCCAGCAAAAGCTGATGGAACCAGGCTCGATACGGGCGTTCGAAGCGTTCCAGAACAACGAACTCTCGTTCAACGGCCGCGTCAAGACGAACTTCGTCGACGAACTCGAGTCGCTGTCCGTGCCGACCCTGCTCGTCCACGGCAAACAGGACCCACTCGTTCCCGTCGAATGGTCGATCCGGGCAGCCACCCTGATTCCGGACGCCGAACTGGACCTGATCGACGACTGCGGTCACTGGACGCCTCGAGAACGACCCGACCGGTTCAATGAGAGCCTCCGGAACTGGCTTCCCGACCCGCAGTATGCGCCCGAGCCGCAGTACACCAAGGCCGGAATGCCCGGAGTCACTCGCGCCAGCAGCGATTAG
- a CDS encoding DUF7130 family rubredoxin-like protein gives MVKTGETPAKEGDEEAVEEVAKLNFGQTVYDEDGNKLGRIRGFEQSGFFVTTREGAEAMSVEHARSGHEFGEAELMWRCMECGEMGEINDGLPKECPNCGTEREDLMYWTED, from the coding sequence ATGGTCAAAACTGGCGAAACACCGGCAAAAGAGGGTGACGAAGAGGCAGTCGAGGAGGTGGCGAAACTCAATTTCGGACAGACGGTCTACGACGAGGACGGCAACAAGCTCGGCCGCATCCGGGGTTTCGAACAGAGCGGATTCTTCGTCACCACGCGCGAGGGTGCCGAGGCGATGAGCGTCGAACACGCCCGTTCGGGCCACGAGTTCGGCGAGGCGGAGCTCATGTGGCGCTGCATGGAGTGTGGCGAGATGGGCGAGATCAACGACGGCCTCCCTAAGGAGTGTCCGAACTGCGGGACCGAACGGGAGGATCTGATGTACTGGACCGAGGACTGA
- a CDS encoding DUF7130 family rubredoxin-like protein: MARERPRLGFGTWVYTADGTEIGRIRGVDENGLYVTLRDGIEGMSVEHVRSGQAFGEAELMWRCWECGELGRLDHDVPDECPSCGADREDLYYWTED; this comes from the coding sequence ATGGCTCGGGAACGGCCACGACTGGGATTCGGGACGTGGGTCTACACGGCGGACGGCACGGAGATCGGCCGCATTCGCGGGGTCGACGAGAACGGACTCTACGTCACCCTTCGCGACGGAATCGAGGGGATGAGCGTCGAACACGTCCGCTCGGGGCAGGCGTTCGGCGAAGCCGAGCTCATGTGGCGCTGCTGGGAATGTGGCGAGCTAGGGCGGCTCGACCACGACGTGCCCGACGAGTGTCCGTCGTGCGGTGCCGACCGCGAGGACCTGTACTACTGGACCGAAGACTGA
- a CDS encoding ketopantoate reductase family protein: MEIVVFGAGSLGSLVGGLLAREHDVTLVARGDHANAVRESGLRLEGVGDRPSRVFPAATTDGTGLEAELAVVTVKSFDTAAAAERLATGSFDGTLSLQNGMGNEATLAARLEAPVLAGTATYGAIRREPGVVECTGSGEIVLGARDGGPAAIATRAGEAFAAAGLETTVADDMPRRLWEKLAVNAGINAVTALTATENGAVLEEPANDLARDATREAAAVARACDVSLSNREATAAMESVAEATAANTSSMHQDVLADRRTEVDSINGYVVDRAIELGIEVPTNRTLAALIRTWERGHGVR; this comes from the coding sequence ATGGAAATCGTCGTCTTCGGTGCCGGGAGCCTCGGCAGTCTCGTCGGCGGGTTGCTCGCGCGCGAGCACGACGTCACCCTCGTCGCTCGCGGGGACCACGCGAATGCCGTCCGCGAATCGGGACTCCGCCTCGAGGGCGTCGGCGACCGCCCGTCGCGCGTGTTTCCGGCGGCGACGACCGACGGAACGGGTCTCGAGGCCGAGCTCGCCGTCGTGACGGTCAAGTCGTTCGACACCGCGGCGGCCGCCGAACGACTCGCGACGGGGTCGTTCGACGGCACGCTCTCGCTCCAGAACGGCATGGGGAACGAAGCGACGCTCGCGGCGCGGCTCGAGGCCCCGGTGCTCGCCGGAACGGCGACCTACGGCGCGATCCGCCGGGAGCCGGGCGTCGTCGAATGCACTGGCAGCGGCGAGATCGTCCTGGGCGCTCGCGACGGCGGACCTGCGGCGATCGCAACTCGAGCCGGCGAGGCGTTCGCGGCTGCCGGCCTCGAGACGACCGTCGCCGACGACATGCCGCGTCGGCTGTGGGAGAAGCTCGCGGTCAACGCGGGGATCAACGCCGTGACGGCCCTGACCGCGACCGAAAACGGCGCGGTCCTCGAGGAGCCGGCCAACGATCTCGCGCGCGACGCGACCCGCGAGGCGGCAGCCGTCGCTCGCGCCTGCGACGTTTCCCTCTCGAACCGCGAGGCGACGGCTGCCATGGAGAGCGTCGCCGAGGCGACGGCCGCGAACACGTCGTCGATGCACCAGGACGTTCTGGCCGATCGCCGTACCGAGGTCGACTCGATCAACGGGTACGTCGTCGACCGCGCGATCGAGCTGGGGATCGAGGTGCCGACGAATCGGACGCTCGCGGCGCTGATCAGGACGTGGGAACGCGGTCACGGCGTCCGCTGA
- a CDS encoding NifU family protein: MSTETQNDGDDLEERVTNFLRRNFPQIQMHGGSAAIQDIDRESGEVSIALGGACSGCGISPMTIQAIKSRMVKEIPEIEKVNASTGMDGGDEMGGGMSPSFPGETVDEDGGEPDEGPEAPF, translated from the coding sequence ATGAGCACCGAAACCCAGAACGACGGGGACGACCTCGAGGAACGCGTGACGAACTTCCTGCGACGCAACTTCCCGCAGATTCAGATGCACGGCGGCAGCGCGGCAATTCAGGACATCGACCGCGAGAGCGGCGAAGTCAGCATCGCCCTCGGCGGTGCCTGCAGCGGCTGTGGGATCTCGCCGATGACGATTCAGGCGATCAAGAGCCGGATGGTCAAGGAGATTCCCGAAATCGAGAAAGTCAACGCCTCTACCGGTATGGACGGCGGCGACGAGATGGGCGGCGGCATGAGCCCCTCCTTCCCCGGCGAGACCGTCGACGAGGACGGCGGCGAGCCCGACGAAGGACCGGAAGCACCGTTCTAA
- a CDS encoding DUF5783 family protein, with the protein MADFDPEKFEDKYANYFPELQQAYKNAFNRMNDRYDSELVHAIDQQVLNESEPFYEGDGEFRVELPADPYDRLSGVLVEEERFEAVLETHVEEIETELRRVFGFA; encoded by the coding sequence ATGGCCGACTTCGATCCCGAGAAGTTCGAGGACAAATACGCCAACTACTTTCCCGAACTCCAGCAGGCGTACAAGAACGCGTTCAACAGGATGAACGATCGCTACGACTCCGAACTCGTCCACGCGATCGACCAGCAGGTCTTGAACGAGAGCGAGCCCTTCTACGAGGGCGACGGCGAATTCCGCGTCGAACTCCCCGCCGATCCCTACGATCGCCTCTCGGGCGTGCTCGTCGAAGAGGAGCGATTCGAGGCCGTTCTGGAGACGCACGTCGAGGAGATCGAAACCGAGCTCCGGCGGGTGTTCGGGTTCGCATAG
- a CDS encoding DUF7260 family protein: protein MNGSTAVHGALECIDEERTAVTDRGAAFETFARRVRAVPAERPVSTVSGHATAATPVAMATERSTRETTAATAADRCVTVREAFAETVRPHSIADHETDESLVETLAAELTEDVAVALATETGWTPALKRAVLESVATRRREVESLQELLRSERHTVEDAIDSIEEITAWLRSTADESLLQCDFDALRRKHERLEGYRSRLETLAAERQAQLTESTNRYGRGGTQRRTVVTSIYADLSVRHPVLSSATRLNEICGGCQRTVRAHLTRRV from the coding sequence ATGAACGGATCGACCGCCGTCCACGGGGCGCTCGAGTGCATCGACGAGGAACGGACGGCCGTAACGGACCGGGGGGCGGCGTTCGAAACGTTCGCACGGCGCGTTCGAGCCGTCCCCGCGGAGCGGCCGGTGTCGACCGTCTCCGGGCACGCAACCGCGGCGACGCCGGTCGCGATGGCGACGGAGAGATCGACGCGGGAAACGACCGCGGCGACGGCCGCCGATCGCTGCGTTACCGTCCGCGAGGCCTTCGCGGAGACGGTTCGTCCACACAGTATCGCCGATCACGAGACGGACGAATCGCTCGTCGAAACGCTCGCGGCGGAGTTGACCGAAGACGTCGCCGTCGCGCTCGCGACGGAGACCGGCTGGACGCCGGCGCTCAAACGAGCCGTCCTCGAGTCGGTCGCGACCAGACGACGGGAAGTGGAGTCGCTGCAGGAGCTCCTGCGAAGCGAACGCCACACCGTCGAAGATGCCATCGATTCGATCGAGGAGATTACCGCGTGGCTTCGGTCGACGGCCGACGAATCGCTGCTGCAGTGTGACTTCGACGCGTTACGCCGGAAACACGAGCGACTCGAGGGGTATCGGTCGCGGCTCGAAACCCTCGCGGCGGAGCGGCAAGCACAGCTTACCGAATCCACGAACCGCTACGGCAGGGGCGGGACGCAGCGCCGAACGGTGGTAACTTCGATTTACGCCGACCTCTCGGTGCGGCACCCAGTGCTCTCGAGTGCGACCCGCCTGAACGAGATCTGTGGCGGGTGTCAGCGCACGGTTCGAGCGCATCTGACGCGACGCGTCTAA
- a CDS encoding DUF7551 domain-containing protein: protein MVGTTLREIRTHIERLASDDGKYYVVCARSGERPVPVAGERFPTRTAAADAARATEQYRAALRRYDPQLPFYDPVACQERPADADAGHRDSDRPTAEARTRSGADRTHEVPSDTPLISFCHDVSGAIFETLSARDHEAAERAIMETYLAAAEATTDRNTLCLVLLETVASELERHLEAAERTRLLEAAAANLPPVEPADDPVEASLGFLDSLSLIREYGVTRDSIEAADGPVWTVSLRGYAIECGERRFPTLPIGIDILRRSAAPDDALGVTDVTALGDGDWEFVLTSDDGSTGGLVCTQEEPR, encoded by the coding sequence ATGGTCGGAACCACGCTCCGAGAAATTCGCACGCACATCGAACGACTGGCCAGCGACGACGGCAAGTACTACGTGGTCTGTGCTCGCTCCGGCGAACGGCCCGTTCCCGTCGCCGGCGAACGGTTCCCCACGCGGACGGCCGCGGCGGACGCCGCACGGGCGACCGAACAGTACCGCGCCGCGCTCAGACGGTACGATCCCCAGTTGCCGTTTTACGATCCGGTCGCCTGTCAGGAACGGCCGGCAGACGCGGACGCCGGTCACCGCGATTCGGATCGTCCGACCGCGGAAGCCCGAACGCGATCAGGGGCCGACCGCACGCACGAGGTCCCGAGCGATACCCCGCTAATTAGCTTCTGTCACGACGTCTCGGGGGCCATCTTCGAGACGCTCTCGGCCCGCGATCACGAGGCCGCCGAACGGGCGATCATGGAGACGTACCTGGCCGCGGCCGAAGCGACGACCGATCGGAACACGCTCTGTCTGGTGTTGCTCGAGACCGTGGCGTCGGAGCTCGAGCGGCACCTCGAGGCCGCCGAGCGAACGCGGTTGCTCGAGGCCGCGGCGGCGAACCTCCCGCCGGTCGAACCGGCCGACGATCCGGTCGAAGCGAGCCTCGGGTTTCTGGACTCGCTGTCGCTGATACGGGAGTACGGCGTCACGCGCGACTCGATCGAGGCGGCCGACGGTCCCGTCTGGACGGTCTCTCTGCGGGGGTACGCGATCGAGTGCGGCGAGCGACGGTTCCCGACGCTCCCGATCGGGATCGATATCCTGCGTCGGTCGGCAGCGCCGGACGACGCGCTGGGCGTGACCGACGTCACTGCGCTCGGCGACGGCGACTGGGAGTTCGTGCTGACGAGCGACGACGGGTCCACGGGCGGACTCGTCTGTACACAGGAGGAGCCGAGATGA
- a CDS encoding PHP-associated domain-containing protein — protein sequence MTTQIPFAIDFHVHSDDSYDGHEPIELILEQAADIGLDGVVITDHDEIDESRRAADLAPDYGLIGIPGVEVSTRHGHLLAIGVEERPDPGRPFMDTVEIVRGLGGVAIVPHPFQRSRHGVRKRHIDDADAIETYNSMVFTGYRNRRARTFATRRDYPQIGASDAHYLPNVGKAYTEVLVTPDTKNPTKADIDGADLVEAILEGRTQIRGKRTPIRKSVVQYGKGAVRKTAYTFTSRAPLLPTVPASMDRST from the coding sequence ATGACCACTCAGATTCCGTTCGCGATCGACTTTCACGTCCACTCCGACGACTCCTACGACGGGCACGAACCGATCGAACTCATTCTCGAGCAGGCCGCCGATATCGGACTCGACGGGGTCGTTATCACCGACCACGACGAGATCGACGAGTCGCGCCGCGCCGCCGATCTCGCACCCGACTACGGACTGATCGGGATCCCCGGTGTCGAAGTCTCGACGCGCCACGGCCACCTCCTGGCGATCGGCGTCGAGGAACGCCCCGACCCCGGCCGGCCGTTCATGGACACCGTCGAAATCGTCCGCGGACTCGGCGGCGTGGCGATCGTTCCCCATCCCTTCCAGCGCAGCCGTCACGGCGTCCGGAAACGACACATCGACGACGCCGACGCCATCGAAACCTACAACTCGATGGTCTTTACCGGCTACCGCAACCGCCGCGCTCGCACCTTCGCCACGCGTCGCGACTATCCACAGATCGGTGCCAGCGACGCCCACTACTTGCCGAACGTGGGAAAGGCCTACACCGAAGTCCTCGTCACGCCGGACACGAAGAACCCGACCAAGGCCGATATCGACGGCGCGGACCTCGTCGAGGCGATCCTCGAGGGCCGGACCCAGATCCGCGGCAAGCGCACGCCGATCCGGAAGAGCGTCGTCCAGTACGGCAAGGGGGCGGTGCGGAAGACGGCCTACACGTTCACGTCGCGCGCGCCGTTGCTCCCGACGGTACCGGCGTCGATGGATAGATCGACCTGA